The genomic region TCTCTTTCTTCTTTCCTTCAGTTCACCAGTGAAGGCGCAATCTCCCGCCGATCAAAAAAATCCTTTTGCTGGCAATGCCGAGGCCATCGCTTTCGGAAAAACCATTTATGAAGCGACCTGCACCGGCTACTGCCACACCACTGCCACCTCGAACCGCTCAGGCCGTTGCCCCAACGTGTTCGATTGTGAGTGGAAACATGGCGGCACGGACGGAGAGATCCACAATACGATGAACGTCGGAGTGCCGAGCACCGAGATGGTCGGTTTCAAAGGTCGGCTTCCCGATGAGATGCTGTGGAAAATTACGGCCTATATTCGCTCGGCTTCAAAGTGTACCGATGGTCAAGCCGCCGCTCCTGCGCATTGAGTGGCTATCCGAATAACGGTGGACAATCTGTCATGTCGAGCAGAGCGAGACATCTCTCTTCGGCGGGTAAAACAAGATTCTTCGCTACGCTCAGAATGACAGCAGCGGCTGGAAGGAGATCGTATGAAACGGACCCTGCTCTTCGCTCTTTTCGCTACTGGCTATTGGCTACTGACGACTTCCCCTGTGCTGGCCCAACCTCGCGCCTACGTCACCAATGAAAAATCCGACGAGGTCACAGTCATCGATACCGCAACCGATACGGTCATCGCTACCGTCAAAGTCGGACAGCGCCCGCGCGGAGTCCGTGTCTCGCCGGACGGCAAGCGCATTTACACTGCCAACGGTAACTCCAATGACCTTTCTGTGATCGACGCGGAGAAGAACACGGTCATCGACACCATTCCCGCCGGGGAAGATCCGGAAGGCTTAGCGATTTCCGCCGACGGGTCTCGGCTGTATGTCGTGAACGAGAGCGGTGGCACCCTGCTCGTCATCGATCCCACCAGCAAAGAAATCCTCAATCGCATCGCGGTGGGCATCGAGCCGGAAACGGTGGTCCTCTCGCCAGATGGGACCAAAGCGTACGTCCCCAATGAAAGTTCCCATAATGTCACGGTCATCGACACGGAAAAGCTGATCGCAGTGGGCACCATCGAAGCCGGAGAGAACCCGCGCGGGGTGGCATTTTCGCCAGATGGCAAGCGCGCTTATATCAGCAGCGAGCGTTCCAATACCGTCATGGTGGTTGACCCGGCAACGAACAAGGTCTTGGAAACGATTTCAATGGGCGAACGTCCGGTCGGGATAGCCGTACTGCCGGACGGCAAGAAGGCGTATGTCGCGCATGGCAGAGCGAACGACGTTCGTGTCATCGACACCGCCACAAACAAAATCACGGATACGATTCCGCTCGCAGGCGAGCGGGCGTGGTGGGTCGCGCTCACACCCGATGGCAAGAAGCTGTACGTGACCGTCGGACGAGCCGACAAAGTCGCGGTGATCGACACCACCACGAACACAGTCCTGACCATGATTCCTGCCGGCAAATTGCCGTGGGGAGTCGCGGTCTCTCGCTAGCCGTCGCGATCCTCTCGCACAAAAGAAAAGGGCGGCTTCGTAGGCCGCCCTTGCTCGTT from Deltaproteobacteria bacterium harbors:
- a CDS encoding c-type cytochrome — protein: MILSIGHLVRRLPLFVTLLLFLLSFSSPVKAQSPADQKNPFAGNAEAIAFGKTIYEATCTGYCHTTATSNRSGRCPNVFDCEWKHGGTDGEIHNTMNVGVPSTEMVGFKGRLPDEMLWKITAYIRSASKCTDGQAAAPAH
- a CDS encoding beta-propeller fold lactonase family protein, with translation MKRTLLFALFATGYWLLTTSPVLAQPRAYVTNEKSDEVTVIDTATDTVIATVKVGQRPRGVRVSPDGKRIYTANGNSNDLSVIDAEKNTVIDTIPAGEDPEGLAISADGSRLYVVNESGGTLLVIDPTSKEILNRIAVGIEPETVVLSPDGTKAYVPNESSHNVTVIDTEKLIAVGTIEAGENPRGVAFSPDGKRAYISSERSNTVMVVDPATNKVLETISMGERPVGIAVLPDGKKAYVAHGRANDVRVIDTATNKITDTIPLAGERAWWVALTPDGKKLYVTVGRADKVAVIDTTTNTVLTMIPAGKLPWGVAVSR